Part of the Amblyraja radiata isolate CabotCenter1 chromosome 27, sAmbRad1.1.pri, whole genome shotgun sequence genome is shown below.
gagtttctccagcatttttgtgtaccttcgatcttccagcatctgcagttccttcttgaacacacaacacagatccctgtggcacgttTCTTGTGTCAAATATTgaatccaattggctagctcaccCAGAACCCAGGTCACTTAagttgaggcagcagcactacctgctgaaTCACTACATCTCCTCTTTAAGGAATATAAATATTAACATACTATAATTGAATGTCACAGTGCCTGTAAGTCTCATGCAAGAGTATGGTGACTGTTGTATGGAATGAAAGAATAAAAATAACACTCTGTAAATTAATTGGATACGCAGAGAATGGAGGGTATGGATTAAATTCAGGTTGATAAGGctaagtcttggcatcatgttcggcacagacattgtgggccaaagggcctgttcccgtgctgtactgttctatgtttatgttCTAAATTTGCAGCTTTTTATTCATTCAAGCATTTCTACCCTTCTTCATATCTCTTCTTCACTCTCTAACAGGCAATTATTAACtggatttttaatttaaatacaTGATATACTGAATATAACTTTTAAAAAGGAAAGTAAAATGCTATATTTTCTTTGGCTCATTTTGTCTAGCCAAATGTTTCTATATGTTGCTACCTTATTTAATTGATTACTTCATTAATGTAATCTTTGTTTTGTTTCCCTCAGCTTGTTCCTGGGCTCACTGCGGCTGAGTCTTTAAATTCAGTCCATGGTGATAAACCAGCTGTGCCAACTCTGGCGGACATTGCATGGATAGCTGCAGATGAAGGAGAAGCTTTTACCAGGATGAGGTATTCGCCAATGGGACCAGCAGATTGGGGTTGTCTCTAATGTTGGCAAGAAATTAGGAACAGGAACAGAACACAGTTAATTCTGCTTTTGACAGAGATGGGGTGGCtatcttaaaaaaaacacaaaaaaacctgGACCAGTCTTAAGCTGAATTTTTATTTTCTAGACGTGGTATCACTTGACTAGAATTTATTGCTTATTCATAATTCATAATAAGATGATAATAGTAATAAATGATAGTGGTAAATTATCTCTTTGAAACAGTGCAGTCCTTTTGGTCAATAACTGGGTAGGGAGTTATAGGACTTGGACCAAGTGATAATAAATTAACACCAAAATATTTCCGAATCAGGATGTGTGCAACTTGAAAAGGGAAACCGCCGATGGTGGAGGCCCCACGCTCCTGCTGCTCTTGTTCTATTAGTGGCAAGGTCATGAGTTTAGAGTAGCTCAggtgagtaactgcagtgcattttgcaaACAAGAAAATAAATAGAAGTAAAATAGACCAAGATTATTCATCATTTTATCTTGGCATCGATTGACCCGTGTCTAAAAATCCTTTCTCTAATTCATCACAATCCTATTTGGTAGAGAAACCCCAAAGATTTGCCATCTTCTCATTTATCCACATAGCCATTTCTAATTTTGTGACTGTGACCCCAGTTTCCAATACTTCAGCTAGAGGAGGTAACATTCCCACATCTACTCTGTCAAAGCCATATAAGATGGTACATGCAGCCACATTAGGACAAGGAATGAATGTTTATACATGCCAACTAACCCGGTTGTTTTGCCAGGGTGATATCACACTACATGATAGTTGTTGGAACTGCATTTCATCAGGCATTTTGGGAAAGTACCATTTACAAGCACAGGTCATGAAAGGTTTTCTTGGTGGCATGTGACTAGTTAATTGTCAcaggatttccccccccccccccctccatgcgaCCTGATGTTACGTAGCTGCCATACACGGGTGGTTAATGCATTTGAGTGTCAGGTTGAATATGATCCTTGTAATGATGCTGGGAACTTTGCACTAATCATAGCATTGGTGATTCCAGTGTCACCTATCAGATACAATGGCCTGAGATTTTGTGATTGCTGACAAACTGTTTTCTGTTGATGTTACTGTTGATTTTAATAATAAACCTTACTTGCTGAGACTGTCCATGCGGTAACTACTGAGAACTACTGGGACAATTGTTGCCTGTTGAGCACAATAAGCAGAGTTCCAAAAACTTGCAACCTTCCGAGGAATTATATCACCGCATAGGACTTAAATGGGCTGCtaccttatttttaaacagtgactcATAGTTTGAGTTTTTTTGGACGAGAGTAAACATCTTGTTCACTTCCTCCTTGTCAAGATCTTTTAGGCTCTTTTATCTTTCCATCAGGTTGCCTCTTGCTCTTCTCCAGTGAATGTAAGCCAAGAACCTGTCCAGTCTTTCCGCATAAGGCCTGATAGACCATCACACATATTAATCTGTTAAATCTTCTCTGAAGTGCTTCCTAACTATTAACATCCATCCTTAAATAAGAAGCTCAATACTGTACACAAAATGACAGACGTGTTGCACCAAAGTGTACAACTGAGACATAAACTCCCTATATTTATATTATTTCCCCAGCAGAAATTTGTTTTCCTAATTACTAACTAACTGCAAAAAGGCTTTGTGAAGCATGCACTCGGACACCCAAATTCTCTTCATCTCAGAGTTCTCTAGTCTCAATTaagtaaaatgttttttttattattccAATCCAATTAGGCAGACTTATCATTTCCCGCACTATATGTATTAGTCAGGTCTGACAACCTATTTTTATCCCTTTATCTATTTTTCTCTTCTTTTCCACAACTTGCTTGGCTTCCTttctgtgtcacctgcaaattcggCAACAATAACATTgcctccaagtcatttatataattATAAATAGCACTCATCGCAGTATCACGCCACATAATACAACTTGGCAGTCAGAACAAAAAGCTCTTTTAGTTACGAAATATTCCATCCAGGGCGTTGGTACTTTATAAACCATGTGTTTTTATTATCTGCAATAACCTTTGTAGCAGCACATTTTCTAGTAAGTATTTGTTTATTACGTATAGTGCATTCACTTTATACTTAGTCCATGTTACTTCAAAGAACACCAATAAATTGGTTTTGTGAAAGGAAAATGACATTTGATAAATGTCACCACCTGATGACTTTTCAATTATTTGCCCTACAACCACTCTTGCTTCATAGTCAATGGGGATAGGGAGGCTGCATCAATGAAATAGGCTTTCTGCCTAAAGGGTTTCTGTCTACCAGGCTAGTTGTGAGCAGGATTTCCATTTAAAGGAGCCTTGAGGTTAAATTCTGCGGCTATATGTGAAACTCGATCTTCCACATTTCTGTCATCACAATAGCTTATCACTTTACTAACCAATACCTAACTCCTCCATTTGTATCGGTGCAATTGCAGACAAAGTTAGCTGATATAAACATCGTCTAGTTTAGTACTAAATTGCATTCCACTACAATACATTCTGTATTTTCCTGAAAAAGTGCACTTTCCAGTTTGTCTAATTTTAACTAGTGAATGGAATAATTTGTGATCTTGATGGACATTGAAAATTTCTTGGATTTCCCACCCCCATTGCTTTGATATACATTTTCATACGAAAGATGCTTTTAATAATTTGTTCTAAACCTGTTCTTTGACTATTAAACATCTTAATTATTTACAACATAAAATAAAGATAATCCTTTTTCCGGTTACTGGAATCAAAAGTTTAACTATTATATGTGGAGCAAAGATTCCTGTAGTTGTTTTGATCTGCATGCATAAATGTAGTTTTaacgagaaattgcagagagttgtgaatgtaatcCATCATACAGATCagatttcccaccattgactctattTTCACTTCACGCAACCTTGGAAAAATAGCCAACAAAATCAAAAACTCAGCCCACCCAGTGTAATTTCTTCTACTCCCTGCTTCCgtctggcagaagatacagaagcttgaaagcacgccccaccagactcaggaacagcctgttcccctctgttatcagggttctgaatggtccttctataAGCTAATGTACTGTCCAATGCaactctacctcattgaagacattggactttgtctatggaattaatgcgctacaatgttgagagcTGTAGTCTGCgtgctgtatcttcccctttactctattGTTTTTGAGTTGATTGTATTTATTCATGgtatatctaatctgtttggatcGCATGTAAAACACAgttttttcactgttcctcggtagaagtgacaataataataaacctaacataTGAGTCTTGAATTATGGGTCATTTTTGGTTTGTATTTTGAGACTTTATTGTGAAAAATCACTTCTGAATGATATTTTTAATCTATCTGGTTTGTATTACAGAGCTGATGCCAGACCCTTCCGGGATGACTGGCATCCTACTCCTCTGCTGATAATGCACAGAAATTCATCCGTCCCTAACTTCcgaagggaagggaagaaataTGAAACTCTGAAGAAGCCCGCGCTGACTGCTCTGAATCATACGGTTGCACTTCAGGATGAACTTAGCCGCTTGCGAGGACAGATTGCTAAAATAGTTGCTGAACCAGAAAGTAAAATGGAAATTAGTAAGTTGGTGAAAATATTGTCTCAGCCCTAAAACAACAATTCAGGAAAGGTTAATAACTTGGAAATTATGATTGCAATTGAATGattggggtgctggctcgaagggccaaatggcctcctcctgcacctattttctatgtttctatctgaccCAAGTTTTGGGGGGTAAATTTGTGTGGTTGAAAATTGAAAAGAAATAACATTGAGTTTGTTTATATGGTGGAGATTGGAAAGTTTGGGGATACAGTTCAAAATGTCATGGTGACTGAAGATTATCGTGctattgttcaagttcaagttacattcatTGTCTCATGCACCAAttagtacagtgagatttgagttactatacagccatacgaataaaaaagaacacaatactcgatagaatttaacataaacatccccacacaccggaatcaacgttcccactgtgagggaaggcaataaagttcagtcatcttcctcattgttcacccgtggtcggggcctttgagccctccgcagtcgccgctacgcaggccctctcgccgggatgatcggaactccggcgtcggaacggaagaacacactcagcggcttggagtttccgaatcggccgcttataggCATAAGCCTATAGAGTTGGTGAAGATTGTTGAAGGCATGAAGACTTGGAGCCAGTCAAATATGGTGAATGGGAAGTCAAATAGTGAAAttggtgatttgtttttggaataCCTGTGAGGAGCATCTTTAATTAATGCAGGTTGCATAATTGGTAGCCTTTTGGTGTGTTTGAACATGAGTGCAATTATTGACAGAACTGTGGGGCCAAAGTATTTGGGGATTGAgtgtaaatgattttttttaatatgtggaATTGGTTGTTATACATATGTGGATTTTTAGTTTGTGGATATAGAATAAGGACAGCCTAATGTCTCAGTaagtaaagggtctcgacccaatacatcatccattccttctctccagacatgctgcctgtcccactgagttactccagcattttgtgtctatcttcggtttaaaccagcatctgcaattccttcctacacactctctGTTATTAACTAGTCTTAAACATTCCATGCTTGTTACATTAGTGTTTATAGGCACTCCCCAATTTATGTAAGGGTTACATTATGTGAACCCTTACTTAAGTCAGATGTTACATAAATCAGAATCATCATCAACCCCTCCCAAAATAGCTCACTGAGTGTATTACCTGGTTCAGCTGCGTTCAGGGCACTTCCTCCAGCGTGTGGCTTCAGGGTAAACACCCGCTGCTATTGCAGGCTTGAGTTCCATCTCGCTGAGGTGCGCGTCCTTCTGGGTAAGCACTGCCGGCTTGTTGCCGATGTAAGCTTGAGTGATTgtacagtgttgtggaaattacaaactgccttgattgcattggggactgagtacagaattgtttacgtaagtgcgagttgacacaagtcaCCTATTGCGTAAATTGTGGAATGTCTGTATATATGAAAAAGTCAACTGCGCTGGATTAAAAGAGAGTCTAAGATTTTCCTCCTGTGTTTCAGCATCTGCTCCTTTTACACCAGAACTTGGTTCTCCTGACACATCAAGTGTTGCCTGCTCTTTACCAGATTTTGAAGCAGCATGCCCTCCTTTAGCATCATTTATACTCAATGATGATGTTCCAGAAACTGATCCAGTTGACTCTTTAAGCATCGCATCATTTTCCATGGCTGCTTCATCAAACTTTGACCTAGATTTTGAAAATAAACGACAGGATATAACCATCGACGAAGATGATGAAACCTCCTGTCTATCAAAGTCCACAAGCTTTGCAGATATGATGGATATCCTGAAAGACATGAACAGAGTCAAATTGAACTCCTTACAAGGGTGAGTTGGAAGGAAAGGTAACGTGAGTGGATAATGACCTGAATCTGAATTTAACAATGCTAACAATACTATGTTACCAAAGAGAAATGTTGCTATATTAATTGACATTACTGGCAGAGCTCAGAAGAAAACCATAACCCCACAAAAGTTggaatataataaaaataaaaatgccaGTTGCTGAAAAAATGGAATAAAAGTGGAAAATTGTGGTTGTTATCTGTGGCTCAACAGGTCAAATatgtatatggaaagagctagCATTTtgctagaatggggttgagagggaaggatagatagaaacatagaaacatagaaattaggtgcaggagtaggccattcggcccttcgagcctgcaccgccattcaatatgatcatggctgatcatccaactcagtatcccgtacctgccttctctctataccccctgatccccttagccacaagggccacatctaactccctcttaaatatagccaatgaactggcctcgactaccctctgtggcagggagttccagagattcaccactctctgtgtgaaaaaagttcttctcatctcggttttaaaggatttcccccttatccttaagctgtgaccccttgtcctggacttccccaacatcgggagcaatcttcctgcatctaacctgtccaaccccttaagaattttgtaagtttctataagatcccctctcaatctcctaaattctagagagtataaaccaagtctatccagtctttcttcataagacagtcctgacatcccaggaatcagtctggtgaaccttctctgcactccctctatggcaataatgtccttcctcagatttggagaccaaaactgtacgcaatactccaggtgtggtctcaccaagaccctgtacaactgcagtagaacctccctgctcctatactcaaatccttttgctatgaaagctaacataccattcgc
Proteins encoded:
- the mtfr1l gene encoding mitochondrial fission regulator 1-like — encoded protein: MIPIWQNKPYGSSRSVVRMIGSKLPLRPCPRVCFQLVPGLTAAESLNSVHGDKPAVPTLADIAWIAADEGEAFTRMRADARPFRDDWHPTPLLIMHRNSSVPNFRREGKKYETLKKPALTALNHTVALQDELSRLRGQIAKIVAEPESKMEITSAPFTPELGSPDTSSVACSLPDFEAACPPLASFILNDDVPETDPVDSLSIASFSMAASSNFDLDFENKRQDITIDEDDETSCLSKSTSFADMMDILKDMNRVKLNSLQGSRRGSQLLRENDPSVLISEALKRKFTVSDTIFMKED